A DNA window from Patescibacteria group bacterium contains the following coding sequences:
- the murC gene encoding UDP-N-acetylmuramate--L-alanine ligase, protein MKYHLIGDQGVSMRGLAKYLSHLGHTVSGSDLKTGGHSAANVPFGADVVVRTSAVSPGSPGWVEVDQAEKQGAKVIKRSKLIGQLTENKRLIAISGMHGKTTVTSMAGLVLEAAGFDPTVLVGDQVLDFNNDVIRIGQSDWFVLEACEYDRSFLDFHPEILILTNIEEEHLDTYPGGLPEIKKAFSTYLENVSPKGTIIACKDDDNVREVIEQSETKAKVIWYGNHTEYDKLDFQLSVPGVHNSLNALAVKALADCLGIDGKIVATALSKFQGAHRRFELLGNFQGADLIDDYGHHPTEIKATLAALKERYHDKKRIVVFWPHQYKRILPLLDEFAASFHDADLTILKPIFFVPGRDEELPVSSQDLVKKINDRGDRAKFIETDQEIAEFLTKELDKDSVLLTIGIPPVYKISEILLGGKND, encoded by the coding sequence ATGAAATATCATTTGATCGGAGATCAGGGCGTCTCGATGAGAGGCCTTGCGAAATATTTAAGCCATCTGGGTCATACCGTCTCAGGCTCGGATTTGAAGACGGGTGGACACAGTGCTGCCAATGTCCCTTTTGGCGCAGATGTAGTTGTCAGAACTTCAGCCGTTAGCCCGGGGTCACCTGGTTGGGTAGAGGTGGATCAAGCCGAAAAGCAGGGTGCCAAAGTGATCAAACGCTCTAAGCTAATAGGACAGTTGACCGAAAACAAACGCCTTATCGCCATCTCTGGCATGCATGGCAAGACTACTGTCACTTCGATGGCTGGCTTGGTTTTGGAAGCGGCTGGATTTGACCCTACAGTACTGGTCGGAGACCAGGTATTAGACTTCAACAACGACGTGATTAGGATAGGCCAGAGCGATTGGTTCGTCCTCGAGGCCTGCGAATACGACAGAAGCTTCCTCGATTTTCATCCTGAAATTCTGATTCTGACCAATATTGAAGAGGAGCATCTCGACACTTATCCAGGCGGTTTGCCAGAGATCAAAAAAGCTTTCTCAACATATCTAGAAAACGTATCTCCGAAGGGAACTATTATTGCCTGCAAGGACGACGATAATGTAAGGGAAGTAATTGAACAGTCCGAAACAAAAGCCAAGGTAATCTGGTACGGAAATCATACTGAGTATGACAAATTAGATTTTCAGCTTTCTGTCCCCGGAGTTCATAATTCGCTAAACGCCTTGGCCGTTAAGGCTCTGGCTGATTGTCTGGGGATTGATGGAAAAATAGTCGCGACTGCTCTATCCAAGTTCCAGGGCGCCCACAGAAGATTCGAACTCCTGGGTAATTTCCAAGGTGCGGACTTGATTGATGATTATGGTCATCATCCCACAGAGATAAAAGCGACTTTGGCCGCATTGAAGGAGAGATATCACGACAAGAAAAGAATCGTTGTCTTCTGGCCGCATCAATACAAACGCATTCTTCCTTTGCTTGATGAATTTGCTGCAAGTTTTCATGACGCAGATCTGACAATTCTAAAACCTATCTTTTTCGTCCCAGGCCGGGACGAAGAGCTGCCAGTTAGCTCACAAGATTTGGTCAAGAAGATAAACGACCGAGGAGACAGGGCCAAATTTATCGAAACCGACCAGGAGATTGCAGAATTTCTGACCAAGGAATTGGACAAAGACTCCGTTCTTCTCACCATCGGCATACCTCCAGTCTACAAAATTTCAGAGATTTTATTGGGAGGCAAAAATGACTGA
- a CDS encoding PBP1A family penicillin-binding protein codes for MKLNTIASTMVNKMKNVFKCLFKSKVKRELPKKKKHFWHSFWTWTIYSVLGIILVIALLFAWFSKDLPTPSKIAGRKPTVSTKIYDKTGKMLLYETGDQKRTIVPSDQMSQYLKDATISVEDANFYQHHGIRFSSILSAVVDKMLGRTAVLRGGSTITQQYVKTALLTSDRSIARKIKEAILAVELEFMFDKDQILTMYLNEIPYGNNTAGAEAAAKMYYALPAKDLSLAQAATLAAIPNAPTYYSPYGTHVEKLVNRRNYVLDRMAENGKITKEQADEAKKVDTTTLNVAVKPRHDSMLAPHFAMYVLEQIVDEYGEDKINKEGLNIVTTLDYDKQIMAEQAVKDGVPKNDKYGAKNAALVSVDPKTGQVLAMVGSKDYFDTSIDGQVNVADSLRQPGSSFKPFAYATAFKSADYSPSKIIYDMETNFGGNPPYIPHNYNNRTNGPITMRQALSNSLNIPAVKVLSLAGIDNVLRTASDMGITTLTNRQDYGLSLVLGAGEVKPVEMAGAFSVFATGGVKHDLMSVLKITDSSNKVLYEYKPERNTGNQVLDPQIAYEMSSILSDNDARSLVFGTRSSLYFPDRTVAAKTGTTSSFKDAWTVGFTPSLATAIWVGNSNGVAMKNGADGSVLAGPIFHNYMVKALDGTPNEEFAKPAGIQTVTVERWSNKVPTQYSSETTTDIFAAWQIPTDKDNVHQVLNLCKGTDKLAPANAPAELIDTRTITVVHSERPDNPNWENPVRDWATANGMFGSAPTEICDAATLLPKISFSSPSNGTTVSGLADISVSAESPSGVKNVEYFLDGVSIGVSSTSPYSIQYDFKNLEARLYALTARITDNNNVTASTDIQVAVVLANGSTVTGVTVKDGVAGSVDISWDTTDQSYGSITYYATGVSSQTSANSSVGLTHKITLSDLVSAKTYSYTITSNSSGSNPSTYTNTFLAP; via the coding sequence ATGAAATTAAACACAATCGCTAGCACAATGGTCAACAAAATGAAGAACGTATTCAAATGCCTGTTCAAGTCAAAGGTAAAGAGAGAGTTGCCGAAGAAGAAAAAACATTTTTGGCATTCTTTTTGGACGTGGACGATCTATTCTGTACTCGGCATAATTTTGGTTATCGCCCTTCTTTTCGCTTGGTTTTCGAAGGATTTGCCCACTCCATCTAAAATTGCTGGTCGCAAGCCAACTGTCTCGACCAAAATTTATGACAAAACCGGGAAAATGCTACTTTACGAAACCGGCGACCAGAAAAGAACCATCGTCCCAAGCGACCAAATGTCTCAATATCTCAAAGACGCCACCATATCCGTAGAAGACGCTAATTTTTATCAGCACCATGGTATCAGATTCAGCAGTATCTTGAGCGCGGTAGTAGATAAGATGCTCGGTCGTACTGCAGTTCTTCGTGGAGGCTCAACCATCACTCAGCAATATGTCAAAACCGCCCTTCTCACTTCTGACCGCTCTATCGCCCGAAAAATCAAAGAGGCTATTCTGGCAGTCGAGCTAGAATTCATGTTCGACAAAGATCAGATTCTAACCATGTATCTCAACGAAATTCCTTATGGTAACAACACGGCAGGGGCCGAGGCAGCCGCCAAGATGTATTATGCGCTTCCAGCCAAAGACCTCTCCCTGGCACAAGCCGCCACTTTGGCTGCCATTCCAAACGCGCCAACTTACTATTCTCCATATGGCACACACGTCGAGAAACTAGTTAATCGTCGAAACTATGTTCTGGATCGAATGGCCGAAAACGGCAAAATTACGAAAGAACAAGCCGACGAAGCCAAGAAAGTAGACACTACCACTCTGAATGTTGCAGTCAAGCCCAGACATGACTCGATGTTAGCTCCTCATTTCGCCATGTACGTCCTGGAGCAAATCGTCGACGAATACGGCGAGGACAAAATCAACAAAGAGGGGCTGAATATTGTCACGACTTTGGATTATGACAAGCAAATCATGGCCGAACAAGCCGTCAAGGACGGAGTGCCGAAAAACGATAAATACGGAGCCAAAAATGCGGCCCTGGTATCAGTAGACCCCAAAACTGGTCAGGTACTGGCCATGGTTGGGTCAAAGGATTATTTTGATACCTCGATCGATGGCCAGGTAAACGTGGCTGATTCGTTGCGCCAGCCAGGCTCATCATTTAAGCCTTTCGCTTATGCCACTGCATTCAAAAGCGCTGATTATTCCCCATCCAAAATTATCTACGACATGGAAACAAATTTTGGTGGCAACCCACCCTACATCCCCCACAACTACAACAATCGCACCAACGGGCCGATCACAATGCGACAAGCACTCTCAAATTCTCTGAATATTCCAGCTGTCAAAGTTCTTTCGCTCGCCGGGATCGATAATGTCCTTCGGACTGCCTCCGATATGGGCATTACAACTCTGACAAATCGGCAAGATTATGGCCTTTCCCTCGTTCTTGGAGCCGGCGAAGTCAAACCGGTAGAAATGGCTGGGGCCTTCTCCGTCTTCGCAACCGGCGGCGTCAAGCATGATCTGATGTCAGTTTTGAAAATCACAGACTCTAGCAACAAAGTTCTGTACGAATACAAACCCGAGAGAAACACCGGAAATCAGGTGCTGGATCCTCAAATTGCCTACGAGATGTCCAGTATTCTTTCGGATAACGACGCCAGAAGCCTGGTCTTTGGCACTCGCTCCTCACTCTATTTCCCTGACCGAACCGTTGCCGCCAAAACCGGAACCACTTCAAGCTTCAAAGATGCTTGGACCGTCGGTTTTACCCCTTCACTTGCGACTGCAATTTGGGTTGGTAACAGCAACGGGGTTGCGATGAAAAACGGAGCCGACGGCTCGGTCTTGGCCGGTCCAATATTTCACAACTATATGGTCAAAGCGCTTGATGGCACTCCAAACGAAGAGTTCGCCAAACCGGCTGGCATCCAAACGGTGACAGTCGAGAGATGGTCCAACAAAGTACCGACTCAGTATTCATCCGAAACTACAACTGATATCTTCGCAGCTTGGCAAATACCGACAGACAAGGATAATGTTCACCAGGTCTTGAATCTCTGCAAGGGTACTGACAAATTGGCTCCAGCCAACGCTCCTGCCGAACTAATCGATACTCGGACTATTACTGTCGTTCATTCTGAACGCCCTGACAATCCAAATTGGGAAAACCCAGTTCGCGATTGGGCCACAGCAAACGGCATGTTCGGAAGCGCCCCGACTGAAATCTGTGACGCTGCGACTTTGCTTCCCAAGATTAGCTTCTCTTCCCCGTCTAATGGCACAACGGTTTCTGGGCTCGCCGATATCAGTGTTTCAGCAGAGTCGCCAAGCGGGGTCAAAAATGTCGAATATTTCTTGGATGGAGTTTCAATCGGCGTCTCAAGCACATCTCCATACTCGATTCAGTATGACTTCAAGAATTTAGAGGCTCGATTATATGCTTTGACCGCCAGGATTACCGACAATAACAATGTGACCGCTTCGACCGATATCCAAGTTGCCGTCGTCCTCGCTAACGGGTCGACCGTTACGGGCGTCACAGTGAAGGATGGAGTAGCCGGCTCGGTCGATATTTCCTGGGATACTACAGACCAGAGCTATGGCTCTATCACCTATTACGCTACGGGAGTAAGCTCCCAAACTTCGGCAAATTCGAGTGTAGGCTTAACCCACAAAATCACCCTATCGGATTTAGTTTCAGCCAAGACGTATTCATACACCATCACCAGCAACTCAAGCGGTAGCAACCCAAGCACTTACACGAACACTTTTCTAGCACCGTAG
- a CDS encoding UDP-N-acetylglucosamine--N-acetylmuramyl-(pentapeptide) pyrophosphoryl-undecaprenol N-acetylglucosamine transferase, translating into MTKEKTILLVGGGTGGHIVPIFELYEKLKESDKSLTIKVVGGGTLIEGQFFGGNSDYIAIETGKLHRAFTFKIINEIRKYFVGRAQARKILSDLKPDLIFSKGGYVSLPVIYWAKKLKIPYFIHESDIEMGEANKYAAKGATKVFVGFKTENYKDLHSDKLIFAGQFIPTLLLKQEKTKSLFDNAKPTIFVTGGSQGAIAINDVVKSSVVSLAKSYNIIHQTGDFDFDKMTKFRESLDDETKESYIVRSFFPHESGADGIYSVYRASDLFVGRASITFPAEATAVGLPLILIPYPHASADHQLKNGQALEKEGACVMIEQKDLNADLLIRKINGLMADPEKCDRMVSKAKEYFGSNALLVITESILNEIEK; encoded by the coding sequence ATGACCAAAGAAAAAACAATTTTGTTGGTTGGCGGCGGGACGGGCGGGCACATTGTGCCCATATTTGAGCTGTATGAGAAGCTCAAGGAATCAGACAAGTCGCTCACTATCAAGGTAGTCGGTGGCGGGACACTGATTGAGGGTCAATTTTTTGGTGGTAACTCGGATTATATCGCGATTGAGACGGGCAAATTGCATCGGGCCTTTACCTTCAAAATCATCAATGAAATCAGGAAATATTTTGTCGGACGGGCACAAGCCCGCAAAATACTATCTGATCTGAAGCCTGATTTAATATTCTCCAAAGGCGGCTATGTTTCATTGCCGGTCATATATTGGGCCAAGAAGCTCAAGATTCCATATTTTATCCACGAATCTGATATTGAAATGGGAGAAGCCAACAAATATGCGGCCAAAGGTGCGACCAAAGTATTCGTTGGATTCAAAACAGAAAACTACAAGGATCTTCATAGCGACAAGCTGATTTTTGCTGGCCAATTTATTCCGACCTTGCTTTTGAAACAGGAAAAAACCAAAAGTCTCTTCGACAATGCCAAGCCCACAATATTTGTGACAGGTGGAAGCCAGGGCGCGATCGCAATCAATGATGTGGTCAAATCATCTGTCGTCTCCCTGGCAAAATCATACAATATCATACATCAGACAGGGGACTTTGACTTCGACAAAATGACCAAATTTAGAGAGTCACTGGACGATGAAACCAAGGAGAGTTATATAGTCCGAAGTTTTTTCCCACATGAATCTGGGGCGGATGGCATATATTCTGTCTATCGAGCGAGTGATCTCTTTGTTGGACGCGCCAGCATTACTTTCCCTGCCGAAGCGACTGCTGTAGGTTTGCCTCTGATCTTGATCCCTTATCCTCACGCTTCCGCTGATCATCAATTGAAGAACGGCCAGGCCTTGGAGAAAGAAGGTGCTTGCGTCATGATTGAGCAGAAGGACTTGAACGCCGATTTGTTAATACGGAAAATCAATGGCTTGATGGCTGATCCGGAAAAGTGTGATAGGATGGTATCGAAGGCAAAGGAATATTTTGGAAGCAACGCGCTTCTTGTGATTACAGAGTCTATACTTAACGAAATAGAGAAATAG
- a CDS encoding PD-(D/E)XK nuclease family protein — protein MPADKFSAIWVSHSSINDYLRCPRLYFLNNIYKNPKTGRKISITNPHLALGQVVHEVLESLSELPVEKRFDIPLKVLLNIKWQKVHGKMGGFKDDMEEMQYKDRALTMLGNVEKNPGPILEKAIKLKEDLPWYWLSEKDNIILCGKIDWIKYNSEDDTVDIVDFKTGKNEESGNSLQLAIYRLLLENCQKRRTKKASYWYLDKGEIADFDLPDSTESEKRVMEVALKIKEARRKNDFACERSGCYACEAMEKILAGKAEFVGVGEYNKEIYLV, from the coding sequence ATGCCAGCAGATAAATTTAGTGCAATTTGGGTTTCCCATTCATCGATCAATGATTATCTTCGCTGTCCGAGGTTGTATTTTCTTAATAACATTTACAAGAATCCCAAGACCGGTCGAAAAATTTCGATTACCAATCCACACTTAGCACTCGGTCAGGTAGTCCACGAGGTGCTCGAATCACTTTCGGAATTGCCAGTCGAGAAGAGATTCGATATTCCGTTGAAAGTATTACTCAATATCAAATGGCAGAAGGTCCATGGCAAAATGGGTGGATTTAAGGACGATATGGAGGAAATGCAGTACAAGGATCGGGCGCTCACGATGCTCGGAAATGTAGAGAAGAATCCTGGACCGATATTGGAAAAGGCGATCAAGCTCAAGGAAGATTTGCCCTGGTATTGGCTGTCTGAGAAAGATAACATTATTCTCTGCGGTAAGATCGACTGGATCAAATACAATTCAGAGGATGACACTGTCGATATTGTTGACTTCAAAACTGGCAAAAATGAGGAGTCAGGAAACTCACTCCAGCTGGCCATTTATCGACTGCTTCTGGAGAATTGCCAAAAACGCAGAACCAAGAAGGCGAGCTATTGGTACTTGGACAAGGGGGAGATAGCTGATTTTGATTTGCCAGATAGCACAGAGTCCGAGAAAAGAGTGATGGAAGTGGCTTTGAAAATTAAGGAAGCCCGTCGCAAAAATGATTTTGCTTGCGAGCGCTCTGGCTGCTACGCCTGCGAGGCAATGGAAAAGATTCTGGCCGGGAAGGCAGAGTTCGTCGGAGTCGGTGAGTACAACAAGGAAATTTATCTGGTGTAG
- a CDS encoding FtsQ-type POTRA domain-containing protein codes for MVVAILGYLVYFVLFSPRFYIQDVLVEGSSLVSKDQIIAEVPRGNIFRLNVTALKSKLVRDFPEIREVEVFRGIPNALKIVINERDGKIVWQSGENKYLVSSQGEVTRQVVGAEGDKLPIVVDKKGLSVKPGQLLASPNLIAFVVNIQSGLFDAVNIKPDHFEVTETTFDLNLYTDAGFYIKLNSLRSSKKQLDNLKLVMVERRPEIHEYVDLRIDGWAYYK; via the coding sequence TTGGTTGTTGCGATCCTCGGGTACCTTGTTTATTTTGTCCTCTTCTCCCCAAGATTTTATATCCAAGACGTTCTTGTCGAGGGAAGTAGTCTGGTCTCAAAGGATCAGATTATAGCCGAGGTTCCTCGGGGCAATATTTTTCGGCTCAATGTGACCGCATTAAAATCGAAGTTAGTTCGCGACTTTCCGGAAATCCGAGAAGTCGAAGTATTCCGCGGCATACCCAACGCTCTTAAAATTGTGATCAACGAGCGGGATGGCAAAATCGTCTGGCAAAGTGGAGAAAATAAATATTTGGTCAGTAGCCAGGGTGAGGTGACGAGGCAAGTTGTGGGAGCTGAGGGCGACAAGTTGCCGATAGTTGTCGACAAGAAGGGCCTCTCGGTCAAGCCAGGGCAACTTTTGGCTTCGCCAAACCTGATTGCTTTTGTCGTCAATATTCAGAGTGGACTCTTTGATGCCGTCAATATTAAGCCAGACCACTTTGAGGTTACCGAGACGACCTTTGACCTAAATCTCTATACTGACGCTGGATTCTATATCAAACTCAACTCTCTTCGTTCGAGCAAGAAACAGCTAGACAATCTGAAGCTTGTGATGGTCGAGAGGCGGCCAGAAATTCATGAATATGTCGATTTGAGAATCGACGGATGGGCGTATTATAAATAA
- the recJ gene encoding single-stranded-DNA-specific exonuclease RecJ, which yields MTPRKFDDLIDQLLYNRGLIDDEKDEEKKLEFFHPNFDSGVHDPFLLKDMEGAVGRIKKAHEAGETVGIFADYDADGIPGAALLYRALRKIGIKTVVYIPNREGGYGLSPEGIDYLVENKCSLIVTIDLGIRNIKEAEYCEKIGVDLIITDHHLPGDELPKPKFLINAKQKGDGYPFKELCGCAVGFKVIQALAKYFPKELDEKFLKWNLDLVAISTISDVVPLIGENRVLAKFGLMVMRKTKNLGLSKLIDVAGIDPKAIQAYHVGFQIGPRINAPGRIDHATKSFELLVSEDEKEALDLAKWLNTKNEERQGEMDKVEKEAIAQVEEKNLTKNKILIVVGDWQKGVIGPSASRLVEKYNRPVILFSREKDTLTGSARSISAINIVELFERVKDTILKFGGHKAAAGITISEDKLEQFTTAIEDIANKEISDEQMIRKLKIDAEVHLSEMTKTLYEKLLQFEPYGMGNSKPVFVASNTELKFSKFIGKESNHFSAVVGDNPHRLKLICFNFPYDKNIISDKKRYDIVFNLNLDTWQGEDKLSMNVQDMRASQSWDKNASR from the coding sequence GTGACCCCGCGAAAATTTGATGATTTGATTGATCAACTGTTATATAATCGCGGGCTGATTGATGATGAAAAAGATGAGGAAAAGAAGTTAGAATTTTTCCATCCCAATTTTGACAGCGGAGTCCATGATCCATTTTTGTTGAAGGACATGGAGGGAGCAGTAGGAAGAATCAAGAAGGCCCACGAGGCGGGGGAAACGGTCGGCATATTTGCTGACTATGACGCTGATGGCATTCCTGGCGCGGCTCTTCTCTATCGAGCATTACGCAAAATCGGGATCAAAACTGTTGTCTATATTCCCAACCGTGAAGGCGGTTATGGCCTTTCGCCCGAAGGCATAGATTATTTAGTCGAAAACAAATGTTCACTTATCGTGACGATAGACTTGGGAATTAGAAATATCAAAGAGGCAGAATATTGTGAAAAAATTGGCGTTGATCTGATCATCACCGACCACCATCTGCCAGGAGACGAATTGCCAAAGCCAAAATTTCTGATCAACGCCAAACAAAAGGGAGATGGATATCCCTTCAAAGAGCTTTGCGGTTGTGCCGTAGGATTCAAAGTAATACAGGCGTTAGCCAAATATTTCCCAAAGGAGCTAGATGAGAAATTTTTGAAATGGAATCTCGATCTGGTTGCTATCTCGACCATTTCTGACGTTGTCCCATTGATTGGGGAGAACAGAGTCTTGGCCAAATTTGGCTTGATGGTGATGCGCAAGACCAAAAATCTAGGGCTTTCCAAATTAATTGATGTTGCAGGTATAGACCCCAAGGCTATCCAAGCCTATCATGTTGGATTTCAAATTGGCCCCCGGATCAACGCACCTGGTCGGATCGATCACGCGACCAAATCATTCGAATTGCTTGTCTCTGAAGATGAAAAAGAAGCGCTAGATCTAGCCAAATGGTTGAACACCAAGAACGAAGAGCGCCAGGGTGAAATGGACAAGGTTGAGAAAGAGGCGATCGCGCAGGTTGAGGAAAAAAATTTAACCAAGAATAAAATACTAATAGTGGTCGGCGATTGGCAGAAGGGCGTGATCGGGCCATCGGCCAGTCGATTGGTCGAGAAGTATAATCGGCCGGTCATATTATTTTCTAGAGAGAAAGACACACTGACTGGAAGTGCCAGAAGTATCAGCGCCATCAATATTGTCGAACTATTTGAACGGGTGAAAGATACAATTCTCAAATTTGGTGGGCACAAAGCGGCGGCGGGCATTACAATATCCGAAGACAAGCTTGAACAATTTACAACCGCTATAGAGGATATTGCTAACAAGGAAATTAGTGATGAACAGATGATTAGGAAGCTCAAAATTGATGCCGAAGTACATCTTTCGGAAATGACCAAGACTTTGTATGAAAAGTTATTACAATTTGAACCCTATGGGATGGGTAACAGCAAGCCAGTATTTGTCGCTAGCAACACTGAACTTAAATTTAGCAAATTTATCGGCAAAGAGAGCAATCACTTCTCGGCCGTGGTGGGGGACAATCCGCACAGGTTGAAATTAATCTGCTTTAACTTCCCATATGACAAGAATATTATTAGCGATAAGAAAAGGTATGATATTGTGTTCAATCTAAATCTCGACACCTGGCAAGGCGAGGACAAATTAAGCATGAACGTACAAGATATGAGAGCAAGTCAAAGTTGGGATAAGAATGCCAGCAGATAA
- the radA gene encoding DNA repair protein RadA has translation MAKKPTIIYLCDQCGNEFPVWAGKCSMCGAWNSLKELKIESSSAKASRASRDVSLYKIAEIKADDFSRILTGISEFDRVMGGGIVPGSITLIGGEPGIGKSTLILQVASSVGGVMYNSAEESAQQIKMRADRLGVGQSDITLLSEPNVEAVLDLARKNKPKLLIIDSIQTVTSDNYDATAGSIVQVRECGIILQQFAKSSGIPVFEIGHVTKEGNLAGPKILEHLVDTVLYLEGERFNDARILRGVKNRFGATDEIGIFSMQGKGMVEVTNPSELFLSERQEGPGSVVTVAIEGTRPLLVEIQAIVVPTHFGYPKRTSSGFDLNRLNLLAAVVSKNGGLDLSNHDIYLNVVGGMKLKEPAADLAVCAAIISSAMNKSFGKDSCLFGEVGLMGETRNVTRKAEREKESKKLGFAQIKVDSIRELNEKLGTK, from the coding sequence ATGGCGAAGAAACCAACAATAATTTATCTATGTGATCAGTGTGGCAATGAATTCCCGGTCTGGGCGGGGAAGTGTTCGATGTGCGGTGCCTGGAATTCTCTCAAAGAGTTAAAGATTGAAAGTTCTAGCGCCAAGGCTAGTCGAGCCAGCCGAGATGTTTCTCTATACAAAATTGCCGAGATCAAAGCGGATGATTTTTCGAGAATATTGACCGGCATATCAGAATTTGACCGTGTCATGGGAGGCGGAATAGTCCCAGGATCGATTACGTTAATCGGTGGGGAGCCGGGGATAGGCAAGTCAACGTTGATCTTGCAAGTGGCTTCGTCTGTTGGCGGAGTGATGTACAATTCGGCTGAAGAATCAGCCCAGCAGATCAAGATGAGAGCTGACCGTCTCGGCGTGGGCCAGAGCGATATTACACTTTTGTCTGAGCCCAATGTTGAAGCTGTACTAGATCTGGCGCGCAAGAATAAACCAAAATTATTAATTATTGATTCGATCCAGACGGTGACTTCTGACAATTATGACGCGACTGCTGGGAGCATTGTCCAGGTCAGAGAGTGCGGGATCATTCTTCAGCAATTTGCCAAAAGTAGTGGCATCCCGGTCTTCGAAATTGGTCATGTCACAAAAGAGGGAAATTTGGCTGGGCCGAAGATTTTGGAGCATTTAGTCGACACAGTCCTATATCTTGAGGGTGAACGATTCAATGATGCGCGAATTTTGCGAGGGGTGAAGAATCGCTTTGGAGCGACCGATGAAATTGGAATATTTTCAATGCAGGGCAAGGGAATGGTCGAAGTTACAAATCCGTCTGAACTTTTCCTCTCCGAACGGCAGGAAGGGCCAGGCAGTGTAGTCACGGTAGCGATAGAGGGCACCAGGCCGCTCTTGGTCGAGATTCAAGCAATCGTCGTCCCAACCCACTTTGGCTATCCCAAGAGGACTAGCTCGGGCTTTGACTTGAACCGTTTAAATTTACTTGCAGCAGTCGTCAGTAAAAACGGCGGACTCGACCTGTCCAATCACGACATATATTTGAATGTTGTCGGCGGCATGAAATTGAAGGAGCCGGCTGCTGATTTGGCAGTTTGCGCCGCGATAATTTCCTCGGCTATGAACAAGAGTTTTGGCAAGGATTCTTGTCTGTTTGGCGAAGTAGGCTTGATGGGAGAGACCAGGAATGTGACCAGAAAAGCAGAGCGCGAAAAAGAATCCAAAAAGCTTGGTTTTGCGCAAATCAAAGTGGATTCCATCCGAGAGTTAAATGAAAAATTGGGCACGAAATAG
- the murB gene encoding UDP-N-acetylmuramate dehydrogenase has product MTDMKNYFIRELGDEVKFNVPLKDFVSLKVGGAAEMFYEAKDIESLTKAIVAADKKSIPFFVLGGGYNIVPSDAGVAGLVIKNSSSNIILTPESSVVIADSGVSLGRLINLAAGRDLGGLEFLAGIPSTVGGAIYGNAGSPSSTIGEYVKSVTMLVKKDDKLVIEKHDKEWMQFGYRTSRLKKNKSKDAFTPVILTATLQLIRRRKDEIMQSMKETIHMKKKNQPLDESSAGSFFRNPGIGKEMAAGYLLEKSGAKKMKIGGATFSRKHANFLVNKKRASADDIRLLAEKAKLAVADKCGVNLEEEVEYIGQW; this is encoded by the coding sequence ATGACTGATATGAAAAATTATTTTATTCGTGAATTGGGCGATGAGGTCAAGTTCAATGTCCCGCTCAAGGACTTCGTCAGTTTGAAAGTAGGGGGCGCGGCCGAAATGTTTTATGAGGCCAAAGATATTGAATCACTGACCAAGGCAATCGTAGCGGCCGACAAGAAGAGTATTCCCTTTTTCGTACTTGGCGGGGGCTACAATATCGTCCCATCCGATGCCGGTGTGGCAGGACTAGTGATCAAAAATTCAAGCAGTAATATTATTCTAACTCCTGAATCCTCAGTTGTGATCGCCGATTCAGGAGTCTCTCTGGGTAGACTGATCAATTTAGCGGCTGGGCGTGACTTGGGGGGACTGGAGTTCCTGGCGGGCATCCCAAGCACTGTCGGCGGCGCGATTTATGGCAACGCTGGATCGCCGAGCTCCACAATCGGAGAGTATGTCAAATCAGTCACAATGCTCGTGAAAAAGGATGATAAGTTGGTGATCGAGAAGCACGACAAAGAGTGGATGCAATTCGGATATAGGACTTCTAGGCTCAAGAAAAATAAGAGCAAAGACGCTTTTACCCCAGTGATATTGACCGCTACTCTCCAGCTAATTCGCCGTCGAAAAGACGAAATCATGCAATCAATGAAAGAGACTATCCATATGAAAAAGAAGAATCAGCCGCTGGACGAATCTTCGGCGGGTAGCTTCTTTCGAAATCCTGGAATTGGCAAGGAGATGGCAGCTGGATATTTACTTGAAAAATCTGGAGCCAAAAAAATGAAAATTGGCGGGGCAACTTTTTCCCGCAAACACGCCAATTTCCTGGTCAACAAGAAGCGAGCCTCTGCCGATGATATCCGACTCTTGGCCGAAAAGGCCAAGCTGGCCGTGGCTGATAAGTGCGGTGTCAACCTGGAAGAGGAAGTGGAATATATTGGTCAGTGGTGA